The Maridesulfovibrio hydrothermalis AM13 = DSM 14728 DNA window CCAACGGCTGCCGCCTGTAAGGTAGCTCTTACTTCTCCGGCGTTGCTTTTGATGATGCACTCGTTGTTGCTGCCAGCTTTAGGTCGCCAGCCTCCATCGAAGTAGCCTGGAGTTGCCATGTAGATACAGAATGAAACATAGCCATCTTTGTCCGCAGTGATGGCGTCACTGGACAGGGTAGGCCAGCTTAGCTCTGTTAGAGTCACTGAGGCGCAACGGCGTTCACCTGCTACCGTAAGAGAATTTTCTGGATTGGCTCCTATGTTCCTAAGAATTTTAAGGGCATCGCTGTCGTTGCTTCCCCACTGGCAGAGCAGACGGGCTTTGCGTTTGCTGTTCATCCTGACATGCTTTAGTGAAAACAGGATTGAATCTTTTCCAGCATTGGTATCTTTGTCTATGCCTACATTGGTTCTGTGTTCTGGAGTCCAGAGTTCGTCTTGAGGGTAAATGTCTTTGTTTAGCTTTACTGATATCGCTTGTTGTGAACTCAGGTAACTGGTCAGTGACTTGGAATTTATCCACATTATATCCGTAGGCTTAGGTAGCCTTTTCCCTTTCGGTGGAACCAAAAGATGATCTAGTTCCAAACTGGAGGCAGAGGTGTTGTTTTTTATAGTATTAAAAGTTGAAAGGAGGTACTCCCCGTTCGTTCCATTCTCCAGATAACCGTCCAACGGCATGGGAAACATTAATTGTCCGTCAACTACTGGGAGGGGCCCTTTCTGGAATAGTTCTCCCGCTGACTGTGTGTCTCCGAACCATTTGGGCCAACTATGAGCAAATCCTTTATCTCGGCGCATTGACGCAAAATTCTGGGTTATGAAAATGCCCCCTCTCATGGCCCCGA harbors:
- a CDS encoding type III-B CRISPR module-associated Cmr3 family protein; this translates as MFVEIAPLDTIFCRDSRSFGVDEAHAVDSIFPPPPSVMFGAMRGGIFITQNFASMRRDKGFAHSWPKWFGDTQSAGELFQKGPLPVVDGQLMFPMPLDGYLENGTNGEYLLSTFNTIKNNTSASSLELDHLLVPPKGKRLPKPTDIMWINSKSLTSYLSSQQAISVKLNKDIYPQDELWTPEHRTNVGIDKDTNAGKDSILFSLKHVRMNSKRKARLLCQWGSNDSDALKILRNIGANPENSLTVAGERRCASVTLTELSWPTLSSDAITADKDGYVSFCIYMATPGYFDGGWRPKAGSNNECIIKSNAGEVRATLQAAAVGKPFYLGGYDMQKKQQRSARSFVPAGSVYHFKANADQLENINKLNGQVIGDDDFLRAQGFGLCLLGNTIPKLRSNHVY